A genomic segment from Saprospiraceae bacterium encodes:
- a CDS encoding phosphoheptose isomerase, translating into MNTKKELKLQQHFDQEGKKASPLLPEHVKNFLVDIDGTICDDIPNEEPERMVTVEPYPDAIKVINQWYEEGHIITFFTSRTDVHKLITENWLQKWGFKYHFLLLNKPRGGNYHWIDNHIVRATRYEGKFTKEFVEVTTKVQVFEK; encoded by the coding sequence ATGAATACTAAGAAAGAATTAAAATTACAACAGCATTTTGATCAGGAAGGTAAAAAGGCTTCTCCCCTATTACCGGAACATGTAAAGAATTTTTTGGTGGATATTGACGGCACTATATGTGACGACATTCCCAATGAAGAACCGGAACGAATGGTTACTGTGGAGCCTTATCCGGATGCGATTAAAGTAATTAATCAATGGTATGAAGAAGGGCATATCATCACTTTTTTTACTTCCAGAACTGATGTCCATAAATTGATTACAGAAAACTGGCTTCAAAAATGGGGATTTAAATATCATTTCCTCTTATTAAACAAACCTCGTGGTGGCAATTATCACTGGATTGACAATCACATTGTACGAGCCACACGCTATGAAGGAAAATTTACAAAAGAATTTGTGGAGGTTACCACCAAGGTTCAGGTTTTTGAGAAATAG